Sequence from the Pedobacter sp. D749 genome:
GTCACTGGCACTGGATCCAAAAAATAAACATGCAGCTGAGCGCATAGACGCACTTATCAAAAACTAGTTGATCTGTACTTACCATATATAACCTGTTTTATTCGATAAAAATCTTTTATAAATATTAATATATCGAAGATAAACCCGTGAGTGGGAATTTCAACAGAAAAGTCCTGGTCAGTATTAAATCATTCTGTATTCATGTTTATCACTTATTGATAATGGAAGCATATTGATCTTAATCGCAACCTATTACAAATGAGATTCTTCTGTTATTTTTGAACAGTTAGACTTGTAACCAGAAAGAGGCCTGTCCGAAAAACCGAACAGACCGTCTATCATGCTATAGGATTATGTAGTTAGCTATCAAATCGATTAATCTATGAGACCAATTTGTTTACTATAGATAATTGATCATGTCAAAAAAGTTAACCTAATAGAAGAACGGTCGAAGGAATTTACATTAATAACAATCTTAGCTTATGATGTAGCTGAATATTTTTTTCTTTGTATAAGAAAAAAAGGTATTTTGCATTTTTGCACTTACATGTATTGTGGATTTGCCAAGTATACACTAACTGCTACAAAATTTTAGGTAAAATTTTGTCTTTTTACATAAACGCAAAGTTACATTTCAAATAACAATTAACTATTAATCAACATTAAAATCTAAATTATGAAAAAGACAATTTACCATTTAACCTTATTCTTTACTATTATTCTCATTTTTCTGACGTCATGCTCAAAACGAGATAGTCAAATTGATAATATCATTACAAATGATGTTCTTGGCATCAGGGAAAAAGTAGCATTATTAGGCTTCGATACTACCAATATGATAATTAACAATAAAATTATCGTAGTTGAAGGGGATATCGTTTTAACGAAAGACAATTTGATCAAGGCAACCCCACGTCAAGCTACATCTGTTGACTTATCAAATGGGGGCTACCCAATAAATTATTCAAGGCATAGAGACCTTAAATATTACATCGATCCAACGCTTTCTTCTTGGGTAACAGGAATAGAATCTGCTTTTAACAATTATATAGGTTTATCCGAAGTTAATCTTCGTTTTACGAGAACCTTAAATGTTAACGAAGCTGATTTGCGCATAGAACAAGGATTATCACCGTCATCGCCATCAGGAGCTGTGGCCGATGCTTATTTTCCATCCAATGGATTAATTGGTTTCAGAATTGGTGTTAATACATCTTTTTCCTCTCTAAGCGATTCTCAAAAGACTTTTGTTATATCACACGAAGTTGGCCATACCATCGGATTCAGGCATACGAATTGGTTTGCAACTGAAAGTGCCAATGGAGTTAACAATGGTATAACAGTCGGTGCGTATACAATCCCCGGAACTCCTAATTCCGGCAATAATCCTGATCCTAATTCTGTATTTAATTCTGGTGCAGGTTTGCAGCAGGTACCAAATTGGACTAATTTTTCTTCATTTGATCTGGCTGCATTGAAAACTCTATATCCAAGATTTGGGTTTGCAGAACTAACA
This genomic interval carries:
- a CDS encoding M57 family metalloprotease; its protein translation is MKKTIYHLTLFFTIILIFLTSCSKRDSQIDNIITNDVLGIREKVALLGFDTTNMIINNKIIVVEGDIVLTKDNLIKATPRQATSVDLSNGGYPINYSRHRDLKYYIDPTLSSWVTGIESAFNNYIGLSEVNLRFTRTLNVNEADLRIEQGLSPSSPSGAVADAYFPSNGLIGFRIGVNTSFSSLSDSQKTFVISHEVGHTIGFRHTNWFATESANGVNNGITVGAYTIPGTPNSGNNPDPNSVFNSGAGLQQVPNWTNFSSFDLAALKTLYPRFGFAELTTSPNGSFPVSVGTQISASVYIPNWREGGLTYEWFVQGATIVSNNGSSIEAIVTDANSAGIYCKVTNNHGESTAVSRSFGSIAID